The sequence below is a genomic window from Euzebyales bacterium.
GTGACCCCACGGTCGTCGACGGCCGAGCGCAGCAACCCGAGGATGCGATGCCCGGTTGTCGGGTCGAGCGCGCCAGTCGGCTCGTCGGCGAAGACAACCTCCGGGCCGGTGATGAGCGCTCTCGCGACTGCGACGCGCTGGCGCTGCCCGCCCGACAGCTCGCCGACCGGTCGCTGCTCAGTCCCGACCAGCCCGACGTGCCCGAGCGCGTCCGCCACCGTCATCGACAGCGGCGCGCCCAGCCGGTGCGGCAGCAGCACGTTCTGCTCGACCGTCAGCTCGGACAGGAGGTTGTATGACTGGAAGACGAAGCCGATGCGCTCCCGGCGGACGCGGGCCATGGCGCGCTCGCTCATCCGTCCGAGATCCCTCTCGCACAGACGCACCGTCCCGCTGGAAGGACGGTCCAGACCGGCGGCGCAGTGGAGCAGCGTGCTCTTCCCGGAGCCGGTGGCGCCCATGACCGCCACAAACGTCGC
It includes:
- a CDS encoding ABC transporter ATP-binding protein; the encoded protein is MSDVVELDRVGRTFRSDEGSITALAEVTLSISAATFVAVMGATGSGKSTLLHCAAGLDRPSSGTVRLCERDLGRMSERAMARVRRERIGFVFQSYNLLSELTVEQNVLLPHRLGAPLSMTVADALGHVGLVGTEQRPVGELSGGQRQRVAVARALITGPEVVFADEPTGALDPTTGHRILGLLRSAVDDRGVTVVMVTHDPLAACVSDRLVLLRAGRVVADRVTPDAATIAAELRDVA